In Trichoderma atroviride chromosome 2, complete sequence, one DNA window encodes the following:
- a CDS encoding uncharacterized protein (BUSCO:EOG092D01WX), which translates to MRDIRAKALEKIASLSAIGPATSFEKSDLERLSRACNSGGKAAEYAQANHNSKPIGSIGRVPMSIREFEVLLALCKTAPNIQSSQSAQKLSYRLIPYILDIHTQVFVSSPFFRKIEPSPTESLAFHVTAALLSLGNNYHELHEEISNGIWHFTNDCNKVAENVLSPHVGDPENPHLDDAIRTATIALALVGFLDAVSAQVDFWGIDGRLFLIQKFRQLLSEPFLVAVETAFSTIRNSLSQDREVKEWKRHLRHYAASGRPLGAMLLQRSFMWLVLASSSLMVADGPRLRTTHILDILMSKDGSLNGVSKPGSEPDVSSIEAYANLAVEQMNYIEAGADFVRLGAHSQQQLAYAVKSAAMITYLNCSLLNEEVADADVLTTWLQEALEDPLQMTDETLASTVLQCLALSCRIAPSFSSTVSRVLPRFLVQTAPQGNTVGVASKSLAYVLKLLSKDAVISTLYTLGNVLSPGSDATITGPQANGTAGDAGLAPVYVNRHSTGSAISLQMNGEEETAIIYGNVVQAICGIAAACDDEKITALAQSMLLQKLDKVNVSVDTQVIAGAATLALSGGQLEFRSLLRLYSRICHIGVVEKKDFLLGSVRRARAHISARLRRDSPLFDIYWEHLLDSIIALGDAHASGQTTKESDVQLAALEIAELLHPLAVFMASNDLASEPLANDDSYALLRDAWFNIVVHGFMTTTDRGKKYIKELRLIAVHSPALVASQRSEQVESDIELNTVLRRGHSNEREAMQKKFLSELVPTKAADIKSLSYRKVIFLQAAYMVESLRADAGDCTKALTYFLEPAMRKGDVSSTMEGIAASVVDKYLRKTLIGLDPSFSSQYAATQLVSIFCNCCHRIERVQQAAFACADRIIKDVPSALCHRTSLFALLELLSLLWTSCLEAETDIYTPRSIFSSKLGNVVLELSDDYDFRRWTLDVLNRKAKAWVTAAINLAPLDVKGLLQTYLSEFEDDGAYGHVSLGRSFALEVGSIIPSTDNRLQSLDRVGDTALNTASDLIAQYTTRQEYRYGEILPDRGSELISFMNLNRRSSFVQSTVIESANAATALAHIEARILSKKSTSLNEVREILRRAAALLCRGGKDESSVARYLVNIPFALFTKQSIKLGVSLWLGVMNENPRLEPKLLNSIAQQWELSISRKVGLFHPALSHPDPFFLKEEFAPSELEMLAKRRQLVHDILSPHARLLQFFSSHFNATRLGCPDIQRIFIRMLDLTLDAVRDCTSHPLARELRFQIVLFGLQVLRWSTIIGSTAQHRLKEKILSAGLSWFRNSPKWSFGSNLVQLKTEFRLISDVLSAMKVVSFIGANTTGINSLHSKEQLLQLLLENEQSRLTVWISPLGQHHAHLPLLHSSSKAATEAALLPLVRTAWGQDPAIAIELGTRFHYPRLIREIRLLLLAMPERAISEPEALPLILGGHLPDDVSSQLKYLLFWEPVNPLTAVTFFLPAYRDHPFLIQYAMRALESHPVDITFFYVPQIVQSMRYDNLGYVERYILETAQFSQHFAHQIIWNMKANAYKDDDAQIPDAIKPTLDSVMTKMIDGFAPEDREFYQREFAFFDEVTSISGKLKPYIKRPKPEKKQKIEEELRKIQVDVGVYLPIDSDGIVIGIDRKSGKPLQSHAKAPYMATFRIKKHKSGFEQENQLLEGTRVEEEGKEPEDNTVEIWQSCIFKVGDDCRQDVLALQMIAAFRGIFHNVGLDVFVFPYHVTATAPGCGVIEVLPNSISRDMLGREAVNGLYDYFVSKYGNEDSLRFQQARSNFVKSMAAYSIISFLLQFKDRHNGNIMIDDAGHILHIDFGFCFDIAPGGIKFERAPFKLTSEMMAVMGGSTDHQSFKAFEQLCIKAFLASRQYCEKLSQIVQLMMDSGLPCFKPESVQNFKDRFVMDKTEREAADFMRDLIKKSYSSYSTGIYDQFQLLTNGIPY; encoded by the exons ATGCGCGACATCCGCGCCAAAGCGCTGGAGAAGATAGCTTCGCTATCAGCTATCGGACCCGCGACCTCGTTTGAGAAATCAGATCTCGAACGCCTCAGCAGAGCGTGCAATTCTGGAGGGAAAGCAGCCGAATATGCGCAGGCAAACCATAATTCGAAGCCAATCGGCTCCATTGGACGAGTCCCCATG TCTATTCGCGAATTCGAAGTCCTACTCGCTTTGTGCAAGACCGCGCCGAATATCCAGTCCAGCCAGAGCGCTCAGAAGCTCTCGTACCGACTGATCCCCTACATCCTCGATATCCATACCCAAGTCTTTGTTTCTTCGCCCTTCTTCCGCAAGATCGAGCCCTCGCCAACCGAGTCGCTGGCCTTCCACGTTACGGCCGCGCTGCTGTCACTTGGCAACAACTATCACGAGCTGCACGAAGAGATTTCCAATGGAATCTGGCACTTCACCAACGACTGTAATAAGGTTGCCGAAAATGTGCTGTCGCCGCACGTTGGAGATCCGGAAAACCCCCATCTAGACGATGCAATTCGTACTGCTACCATTgcccttgctcttgttggctTCCTCGATGCCGTATCCGCCCAAGTCGACTTCTGGGGAATTGATGGCCGACTATTTCTCATACAAAAATtccgccagcttctctccGAGCCGTTCTTAGTTGCGGTCGAGACGGCATTCTCCACCATCCGCAACTCTCTCAGCCAAGACCGAGAGGTCAAGGAATGGAAGAGACACCTACGCCATTATGCCGCCTCGGGGAGGCCCCTTGGggcaatgctgctgcaacgCAGCTTCATGTGGCTAGTCTTGGCGAGCAGTTCTCTGATGGTTGCGGACGGGCCACGCCTTCGGACAACCCACATCTTGGATATTCTCATGTCCAAGGACGGAAGCCTGAACGGCGTATCAAAGCCAGGCTCAGAACCTGATGTTAGCTCCATTGAGGCCTATGCCAATCTTGCAGTGGAGCAGATGAACTATATTGAAGCTGGTGCCGACTTTGTACGTCTTGGGGCGCACTCTCAGCAACAGCTTGCCTATGCAGTCAAATCTGCTGCCATGATCACATATTTGAACTGTTCTCTTCTGAATGAAGAGGttgcagatgcagatgttCTCACCACTTGGCTTCAGGAGGCACTGGAAGACCCTCTTCAGATGACTGATGAAACTCTGGCGTCCACAGTTCTTCAATGCCTAGCTCTCAGCTGCCGCATTGCGCCGTCGTTTTCTTCGACTGTCAGCCGCGTGCTTCCGCGATTCCTGGTCCAAACTGCACCACAAGGCAATACTGTGGGAGTGGCATCAAAGAGCTTGGCCTATGTTCTGAAGCTGCTCTCCAAAGATGCAGTCATCAGCACTCTTTACACCCTCGGCAATGTGCTGAGCCCAGGCTCCGACGCAACGATTACGGGCCCACAAGCAAATGGCACCGCTGGCGACGCAGGCTTGGCCCCTGTTTATGTTAATAGACATTCTACAGGAAGTGCCATTTCTCTCCAGATGAACGGCGAGGAAGAAACAGCCATCATCTATGGAAATGTTGTTCAGGCGATATGCGGTATTGCAGCAGCGTGCGATGATGAGAAGATTACTGCTCTTGCCCAGTCCATGCTTCTGCAGAAACTTGACAAGGTCAACGTCAGCGTGGATACCCAAGTCATCGCTGGCGCAGCTACATTGGCTCTGAGTGGCGGCCAACTAGAGTTCCGCTCTCTCCTCAGGCTGTACTCGAGGATCTGCCATATCGGCGTTGTAGAGAAAAAGGACTTCCTTTTGGGCTCTGTCAGAAGAGCCCGTGCGCACATCTCTGCTCGCTTGCGTCGCGATTCTCCCTTGTTCGACATCTATTGGGAGCATCTGTTGGATAGCATCATTGCTCTGGGAGATGCCCACGCGTCTGGGCAAACCACCAAAGAGTCAGACGTACAGCTCGCTGCTCTAGAGATTGCTGAACTGCTCCACCCTCTAGCTGTGTTCATGGCCAGCAACGATCTCGCCTCGGAGCCACTAGCAAACGACGATTCGTACGCTCTTCTCAGAGATGCGTGGTTCAACATTGTGGTACATGGCTTCATGACAACCACTGATCGTGGTAAAAAGTACATCAAGGAGCTTCGCCTGATTGCCGTGCACTCGCCTGCTCTGGTGGCCAGCCAGCGCAGTGAACAAGTTGAGAGTGACATCGAGCTCAATACTGTTCTCAGACGGGGACATAGCAACGAGCGAGAGGCGATGCAGAAGAAGTTCCTCAGCGAGCTTGTCCCAACAAAGGCAGCCGACATTAAGAGCCTAAGCTACCGAAAGgtcatcttcctccaagCCGCATACATGGTTGAGAGTCTTCGTGCCGACGCTGGCGATTGTACCAAAGCGTTGACGTACTTTTTGGAGCCGGCCATGCGAAAGGGCGATGTGAGCAGCACCATGGAGGGAATTGCCGCGAGTGTTGTCGACAAATACTTGAGAAAGACACTTATCGGCCTTGACCCGAGTTTCTCTTCCCAGTATGCCGCAACTCAGCTTGTTTCCATTTTCTGCAATTGCTGTCATCGCATCGAACGAGTCCAGCAGGCTGCATTTGCTTGTGCAGACCGCATTATCAAGGACGTTCCTTCAGCGTTATGTCATAGGACGTCtctctttgccttgttggAGCTTCTTTCACTCTTGTGGACGAGTTGTCTCGAGGCAGAGACTGACATCTACACCCCAAGGTCGATATTCAGTTCAAAGCTTGGCAATGTGGTCCTAGAGCTGTCTGACGACTACGATTTCCGACGATGGACTCTTGATGTCCTTAACCGCAAGGCAAAAGCCTGGGTCACCGCAGCTATCAATTTGGCGCCGTTGGACGTAAAGGGCCTCCTCCAGACGTATCTGTCAGAATTCGAGGACGATGGCGCATACGGCCATGTTTCACTCGGCCGGTCTTTCGCCTTGGAAGTTGGATCAATCATTCCATCAACGGACAACAGACTGCAATCCCTTGACCGGGTTGGTGACACTGCCCTCAATACGGCGTCTGATCTCATTGCCCAGTACACTACTCGGCAAGAGTACCGCTACGGCGAAATACTGCCAGACCGTGGATCCGAATTGATATCGTTTATGAATTTGAACCGCCGGTCGTCGTTTGTGCAGTCCACTGTTATAGAGAGCGCTAATGCCGCTACTGCTCTGGCTCACATCGAAGCTCGAATTCTGAGCAAAAAGTCCACCTCCTTGAATGAGGTTCGAGAGATCCTGaggcgagctgctgccctCTTGTGCCGTGGCGGAAAGGATGAATCATCGGTTGCTCGCTACTTGGTGAATATCCCTTTCGCTTTGTTCACAAAACAATCAATCAAGCTGGGCGTCTCGCTATGGCTTGGCGTGATGAACGAGAATCCGCGACTGGAGCCCAAGCTGCTGAATTCTATTGCTCAGCAGTGGGAGTTGTCCATCTCTCGCAAAGTTGGGCTGTTCCATCCCGCTCTCAGCCACCCCgatcccttcttcctcaaggAAGAGTTTGCACCAAGTGAGCTAGAAATGCTGGCAAAGAGACGGCAGTTGGTGCACGACATCCTGTCTCCTCATGCTCGTTTGCTGCaattcttcagcagccacTTCAACGCCACCAGGCTCGGCTGCCCCGACATCCAGAGGATTTTTATTCGTATGCTAGACTTGACTCTTGACGCTGTTAGGGATTGTACGTCTCATCCGCTGGCAAGAGAATTGCGCTTTCAGATTGTCCTCTTTGGTCTCCAAGTTCTACGCTGGAGCACCATAATCGGCTCAACTGCCCAGCACCGtctcaaggagaagattCTATCAGCAGGTCTTTCGTGGTTTAGAAACTCGCCAAAGTGGTCGTTTGGTAGCAATCTTGTACAGCTAAAGACTGAGTTCCGCCTCATTTCCGACGTCCTTTCTGCTATGAAGGTCGTCTCCTTTATTGGCGCCAATACAACTGGTATTAACTCGCTCCATTCAAaggaacagctgctgcagctgcttctgGAGAATGAGCAGTCGCGGTTGACAGTTTGGATCAGCCCTCTCGGCCAGCACCATGCTCATTTGCCGCTTCTCCACAGCTCGTCAAAGGCTGCAACAGAGGCCGCCCTATTGCCTCTTGTTCGAACTGCCTGGGGACAGGAtcctgccattgccattgagCTAGGAACGAGATTCCATTACCCCCGGCTGATTCGCGAGATTAGACTGCTTCTCCTTGCGATGCCTGAAAGGGCTATATCTGAACCTGAGGCTCTTCCCCTCATTCTTGGTGGACATTTGCCTGACGACGTCAGCTCGCAGCTCAAG TATCTCCTGTTCTGGGAACCGGTTAATCCTCTCACAGCAGTGACTTTCTTCCTGCCCGCATATAGAGACCACCCCTTCCTCATCCAATACGCCATGCGAGCTCTAGAAAGCCACCCTGTAGACATTACTTTCTTCTACGTACCTCAAATTGTCCAGTCGATGCGTTATGACAATCTCGGATATGTAGAGCGATACATTCTCGAGACGGCACAGTTCTCTCAACACTTTGCTCACCAAATCATTTGGAACATGAAGGCCAATGCGTACAAGGATGACGACGCCCAAATTCCCGATGCCATCAAACCCACCCTCGACTCTGTCATGACCAAGATGATTGACGGCTTTGCTCCTGAAGACCGAGAATTTTACCAAAGAGAGTTTGCCTTCTTTGACGAAGTCACCAGTATTTCAGGAAAGCTAAAGCCATACATTAAACGGCCCAAgccggagaagaagcaaaagattgaagaagagcttcgaaAGATTCAGGTCGACGTCGGCGTCTATCTTCCCATTGATTCAGACGGCATCGTCATCGGTATCGATCGCAAGTCTGGAAAGCCCCTGCAGAGTCACGCCAAAGCTCCGTACATGGCCACTTTCCGtatcaagaagcacaagagTGGGTTCGAGCAAGAGAACCAGCTGCTAGAAGGGACTagagtagaagaagaaggcaaagaacCCGAAGACAACACGGTCGAGATTTGGCAATCCTGCATCTTCAAGGTTGGAGACGACTGCAGACAGGACGTGCTAGCATTGCAGATGATTGCTGCTTTCCGCGGCATCTTCCACAATGTCGGCCTCGACGTATTCGTCTTCCCCTACCACGTCACTGCGACGGCCCCGGGCTGCGGTGTCATTGAAGTGTTGCCAAACTCAATCTCCCGCGACATGCTCGGCCGCGAAGCCGTCAACGGGCTCTACGACTACTTCGTCTCCAAATACGGCAACGAAGACTCCCTCCGCTTCCAGCAGGCCCGCAGCAACTTTGTCAAGTCCATGGCCGCCtactccatcatctccttcctGCTGCAATTCAAAGACCGTCACAACGGCAACATCATGATTGACGACGCCGGCCACATCCTCCACATCGACTTTGGCTTCTGCTTCGACATCGCCCCCGGCGGCATCAAGTTTGAGCGCGCGCCGTTCAAGCTCACCAGCGAGATGATGGCCGTCATGGGCGGCTCGACCGACCACCAGAGCTTCAAGGCCTTTGAGCAGCTCTGCATAAAGGCCTTCCTCGCCAGTCGCCAGTACTGCGAGAAGCTCAGCCAGATTGTCCAGCTCATGATGGACAGTGGGCTGCCGTGCTTCAAGCCCGAGAGTGTGCAGAACTTCAAGGATCGCTTCGTCATGGATAAGACGGAGCGGGAGGCGGCGGACTTTATGAGGGACCTTATCAAGAAGAGTTATTCGAGCTACAGTACTGGTATTTACGACCAGTTCCAGCTGCTTACCAACGGCATTCCTTATTAA
- a CDS encoding uncharacterized protein (BUSCO:EOG092D3KII~MEROPS:MER0005692) — MAAMFSQNPLMNGPNYSFSDAPKTRGEPREHAFNPYTDNGGSTLAISGADFTIMAGDTRHTSGYSINSRMSPKVFKIGGTTASQDDATIVLSVCGFAADGEALRDRLDTICKIYRYRHGKPMSLNACAKRLSTILYQKRFFPYYTHAMLGGLDEEGTGAVYSYDPVGSYEREQCRAGGAAGSLIMPFLDNQVNFKNQYIPGSGEGHDLKERERRPLSRPQVETIVKDAFDGAVERHIEVGDTLQMLIITKDGIEEAFLPLKKD, encoded by the exons ATGGCCGCAATGTTCAGCCAGAACCCGCTCATGAACGGGCCCAACTATTCTTTCTCAGACGCTCCCAAGACCCGGGGCGAGCCTCGAGAGCATGCCTTCAACCC CTACACCGACAATGGCGGCTCTACTCTGGCCATCTCGGGCGCCGATTTCACCATCATGGCCGGTGACACTCGCCACACCAGCGGCTACAGCATCAACTCCCGGATGTCCCCGAAAGTCTTCAAGATCGGAGGCACCACTGCCAGCCAGGACGACGCTACCATAGTTTTATCTGTCTGCGGATTTGCCGCCGATGGCGAGGCTCTGCGCGATCGTCTGGATACCATCTGCAAGATCTACCGCTACCGACACGGCAAGCCAATGTCCCTCAACGCATGTGCCAAGCGCCTCTCCACCATTCTCTACCAGAAGCGATTCTTCCCATACTACACGCACGCCATGCTTGGTGGCCTTGACGAGGAGGGCACGGGTGCTGTGTACTCCTACGACCCGGTTGGAAGCTACGAGAGGGAGCAatgccgagctggaggagctgcggGCAGCTTGATTATGCCCTTCCTGGACAACCAGGTCAACTTCAAGAACCAGTACATTCCCGGCAGCGGAGAGGGCCACGACCTGAAGGAGAGGGAGCGTCGTCCATTGTCGCGGCCGCAGGTCGAGACTATTGTTAAAGATGCTTTTGATGGTGCTGTGGAGCGTCACATCGAGGTCGGTGACACTCTGCAGATGTTGATCATCACAAAGGACGGTATCGAAGAGGCGTTTTTGCCTCTAAAGAAGGACTAG